The following proteins are co-located in the Chrysiogenia bacterium genome:
- a CDS encoding o-succinylbenzoate synthase, with protein AACRQLGELAAFDLDYVEQPLPPGSERDLSRLRDVPVSIALDESLRDESMVMRALEADWADYFILKPTVLGGFARTREVTERVRAHGKRYVLTTALAGATERRACFDLACLLPAPLPACGLNTAGFVDGDGESDGLCVSEGRMVPREIEAHERAAL; from the coding sequence AGCGGCATGCCGCCAGCTCGGCGAGCTCGCCGCCTTCGATCTGGATTACGTGGAGCAGCCGCTGCCCCCCGGCAGTGAGCGCGATCTCTCCCGTCTTCGCGACGTGCCGGTTTCCATTGCGCTCGATGAGAGCCTGCGCGATGAATCCATGGTGATGCGCGCGCTCGAAGCGGACTGGGCCGACTATTTCATTCTCAAACCCACGGTCCTTGGCGGTTTCGCACGCACGCGCGAGGTGACCGAGCGCGTGCGCGCCCATGGGAAACGCTATGTGCTGACGACGGCGCTGGCCGGTGCGACGGAGCGCCGCGCTTGCTTCGATCTGGCCTGCCTGTTGCCCGCGCCGCTTCCGGCCTGCGGGCTCAACACGGCAGGCTTCGTCGATGGCGATGGTGAGAGCGACGGGCTCTGCGTAAGCGAGGGGCGCATGGTCCCGCGGGAGATCGAAGCCCATGAACGCGCCGCTCTTTGA
- the menE gene encoding o-succinylbenzoate--CoA ligase → MNAPLFDLSRCPDEQRAFECGDETWSYAELRARVRECIARLESQDVGEGTFVAVHAPSGPEVVVLVHALWALRATLVPINLRLSDAERAAQLARVGHCPLLTLAEGEWEAEWLDNAPLDSVPKGMQLLLFTSGTTGVPKGALLSFEAIAASARAAKEALHYQRDERWLCCLPLYHVAGLSILYRCAFYGATLLLHPKFDAAALDHAVDEEGVTALSLVPTQLAAWLDVRGENKAPPTLRSVLLGGAGASPTLLERVRKVGLPLAPSFGMTETASQVCTLPPAQFAQIDLARLYLPPLPGVETRVRDEQGCDVPADTEGEVWLRGPSLFSGYLSDVDASSAAVASDGWFRTGDWGRRNESGALMIVERRSDLILSGGENVYPAEVEAALESHAAVVEAGVFARPDERWGSRVAAAVVLRGPVDWEQLEAHCRERLAGYKVPREFFSCEGLPRTPTGKLQRARLREQASSLRHS, encoded by the coding sequence ATGAACGCGCCGCTCTTTGACCTCTCGCGCTGCCCGGATGAACAGCGCGCCTTTGAATGCGGGGACGAGACCTGGAGCTATGCCGAGCTGCGCGCAAGGGTGCGCGAATGCATTGCGCGGCTTGAATCTCAAGACGTGGGGGAGGGCACTTTCGTCGCCGTGCATGCGCCTTCAGGGCCGGAGGTCGTCGTCCTCGTGCACGCTCTGTGGGCGCTCCGCGCAACCCTTGTCCCGATTAACCTCCGTTTGAGCGATGCCGAGCGCGCCGCGCAACTCGCGCGGGTGGGGCACTGTCCGCTGCTCACGCTTGCTGAGGGTGAGTGGGAGGCGGAGTGGCTCGATAACGCGCCGCTCGATTCTGTGCCCAAGGGAATGCAGCTTCTTCTATTTACCTCCGGAACGACCGGCGTGCCCAAGGGGGCGCTGCTCTCCTTCGAGGCCATTGCCGCCAGCGCCCGCGCGGCGAAGGAAGCGTTGCACTATCAACGCGACGAGCGCTGGCTCTGCTGCCTGCCGCTCTACCACGTCGCCGGGCTGAGTATCCTCTACCGCTGCGCCTTCTACGGTGCGACGCTTCTTCTACATCCGAAGTTCGATGCCGCCGCGCTCGATCATGCGGTGGACGAAGAGGGCGTCACGGCGCTCTCCCTGGTGCCCACGCAGCTTGCGGCCTGGCTCGACGTGCGCGGAGAGAATAAGGCGCCGCCAACGCTGCGCTCGGTCTTGCTCGGCGGGGCGGGGGCCTCACCGACGCTGCTCGAGCGCGTCCGAAAAGTCGGCCTGCCACTTGCGCCGTCCTTTGGAATGACCGAGACGGCCTCGCAGGTCTGCACGCTCCCTCCCGCGCAATTCGCACAAATCGACCTTGCGCGCCTCTACCTGCCCCCGCTTCCCGGGGTGGAGACGCGCGTGCGCGATGAACAGGGTTGCGATGTTCCCGCTGACACGGAAGGCGAAGTCTGGCTGCGCGGGCCGTCACTGTTCTCGGGCTATCTCTCGGACGTCGATGCGAGCAGCGCTGCGGTTGCGAGTGATGGCTGGTTTCGCACAGGCGACTGGGGAAGGCGCAATGAGAGCGGCGCCCTGATGATCGTCGAGCGCCGCAGCGACCTGATTCTCTCCGGCGGAGAGAATGTTTACCCCGCCGAGGTGGAAGCCGCGCTGGAATCGCACGCTGCGGTGGTGGAGGCGGGCGTCTTTGCACGGCCCGATGAGCGCTGGGGCAGCCGCGTTGCCGCCGCCGTGGTGCTGCGCGGGCCGGTCGATTGGGAGCAGCTCGAGGCTCACTGCCGCGAACGGCTCGCCGGATACAAGGTTCCGCGGGAGTTCTTCTCCTGCGAGGGGCTGCCGCGCACGCCGACGGGCAAACTCCAGCGCGCCAGGCTGCGCGAGCAAGCATCCTCACTCAGGCACTCCTGA
- a CDS encoding cation:proton antiporter: MIEVQIGEILLELGILFLATVALGGLLHRIRIPAIIAALLVAMAAHYTPLGERLLSAELYGMFTFLAQLGVLFLLFFIGVQIDFVELRSMGRDILWLTVFATGLPFVFGVLAMLGMGYGWGVALVIGMTRMPTAEAVIVPILDEFGLIRTRVGRFIVGAGTLDDVLEVALVAIVSVWIAEDATAAGAVDLWGKLWPILAGLAGLLTLAVLSYRWILPLLARWTPRDARGLVMISLLTMLLFGGLSEQAELGMVLGAILSGIVMRPTFQKIGIQGDQAIQTFRQMSYGFLGIVFFFWVGMSADLAGLAESPLLALLLFLAASAGKIGGTLLMVPMKKMSFREALTTGVGLDARLTTEIVVAQILYSAKLIDLELFTALIAASSVSTLLIPLWFTLLARRWGHELHGEPAGLGDENVA; this comes from the coding sequence ATGATCGAAGTACAGATCGGTGAAATCCTTCTTGAGCTGGGAATCCTGTTCCTGGCGACGGTTGCCCTGGGCGGCTTGCTCCACCGCATCCGCATTCCGGCGATCATTGCCGCGCTGCTGGTCGCCATGGCGGCGCACTACACCCCGCTGGGCGAGCGGCTGCTCTCTGCCGAGCTCTACGGAATGTTCACCTTCCTTGCGCAACTGGGCGTTCTGTTTCTGCTGTTCTTCATCGGCGTTCAAATTGATTTTGTCGAGCTGCGTTCAATGGGCAGGGATATTCTCTGGCTGACGGTGTTTGCGACCGGGCTTCCATTTGTATTCGGTGTGCTCGCAATGTTGGGGATGGGCTATGGCTGGGGCGTTGCCCTGGTGATCGGTATGACGCGGATGCCGACGGCCGAGGCGGTGATCGTCCCGATTCTCGATGAATTCGGGCTGATTCGCACGCGTGTCGGTCGCTTCATTGTCGGCGCGGGAACGCTCGACGACGTGCTGGAGGTCGCGCTCGTCGCCATCGTTTCGGTCTGGATTGCCGAAGACGCGACAGCCGCCGGTGCCGTCGATCTGTGGGGAAAGCTCTGGCCGATTCTGGCGGGTTTGGCCGGGTTGCTCACACTCGCAGTGCTTTCCTACCGGTGGATTCTGCCGCTGCTGGCCCGATGGACTCCACGCGATGCGCGCGGCCTGGTAATGATTTCGCTGCTCACGATGTTGCTCTTCGGCGGCCTGAGCGAGCAGGCCGAACTGGGCATGGTGCTCGGGGCGATTCTGAGCGGGATCGTGATGCGGCCGACTTTTCAGAAAATCGGAATTCAGGGTGACCAGGCCATCCAGACATTTCGCCAGATGAGCTACGGCTTTCTGGGAATCGTCTTCTTCTTCTGGGTGGGAATGAGCGCCGATCTTGCCGGACTGGCGGAAAGCCCGCTGCTGGCCCTGCTGCTCTTTCTGGCGGCAAGTGCCGGGAAAATCGGCGGAACCCTGCTCATGGTGCCGATGAAGAAGATGAGCTTTCGGGAAGCGCTCACGACCGGCGTCGGGCTCGACGCGCGCCTGACAACAGAAATAGTTGTCGCCCAGATCCTCTACAGCGCAAAGCTTATCGATCTTGAGTTGTTCACCGCGCTGATCGCAGCATCTTCTGTTTCAACGCTGCTGATCCCGTTGTGGTTTACGCTGCTGGCACGGCGTTGGGGGCATGAGCTCCATGGAGAGCCGGCCGGGTTGGGAGATGAGAATGTCGCCTGA
- a CDS encoding universal stress protein, with the protein MSPEEKAPILLCLDIESGSEDLVRYAMAEAVRSERPLQVLSVLPKVRGEKSHAGARERLDAMVSRAVEATGASGSPELIVEISHGQRVEDEILRQIESLQPAMVIMGRRRHRGKEHMFIQSSTACVLADLSVPVLVVPIPAEEKK; encoded by the coding sequence ATGTCGCCTGAGGAAAAAGCGCCGATTCTGCTGTGCCTGGATATTGAGAGCGGAAGCGAAGACCTGGTTCGCTACGCCATGGCCGAGGCCGTGCGATCGGAACGTCCGCTGCAGGTGCTCTCCGTTCTGCCGAAGGTGCGCGGAGAGAAATCGCACGCGGGAGCCCGGGAGCGCCTGGATGCGATGGTCTCGCGCGCGGTTGAAGCGACCGGCGCAAGCGGGTCTCCGGAACTGATTGTCGAAATCTCGCACGGGCAGCGGGTTGAGGACGAGATTCTCCGCCAGATAGAGAGCCTGCAGCCTGCAATGGTGATCATGGGAAGACGCCGGCACCGCGGCAAGGAGCATATGTTCATCCAGAGCTCGACAGCCTGTGTGCTGGCCGACCTGAGCGTTCCAGTCCTGGTCGTCCCGATTCCCGCCGAAGAAAAAAAATGA
- a CDS encoding TetR family transcriptional regulator C-terminal domain-containing protein, producing the protein MARPRLSEKTRERLLEEGVSAFLHNGFHGTGLKEVLDRVSVPKGSFYNYFESKEEFAAAAIRHYAECFARKMDRALTGAPDPVTGLRRFFESLMKEFKAAGYVGGCLIANLGGELEGSDVCREELSTAFQSWRDGVAKALAEGQELGLVRKDVDAGELADLLTESWEGAVIRMKIERSLEPLRRVVDRLLGDYLRP; encoded by the coding sequence ATGGCACGGCCGAGACTCAGTGAAAAGACCCGCGAGCGCCTCCTCGAAGAGGGGGTGTCGGCGTTTCTGCACAACGGTTTTCACGGAACGGGGCTCAAGGAAGTCTTGGATCGCGTGAGCGTGCCCAAGGGATCGTTTTACAACTACTTCGAGAGCAAGGAAGAGTTCGCCGCCGCGGCCATCCGCCACTATGCCGAGTGCTTCGCCCGGAAGATGGACAGGGCACTGACCGGAGCGCCCGATCCCGTGACCGGGCTGCGCCGATTTTTTGAGTCCCTGATGAAAGAGTTCAAGGCCGCCGGCTACGTGGGCGGGTGCCTGATTGCCAACCTGGGCGGGGAACTTGAAGGCAGCGATGTCTGCCGCGAAGAGCTCTCAACTGCCTTTCAGAGCTGGCGCGATGGTGTGGCCAAGGCGCTGGCCGAGGGGCAGGAACTGGGGCTCGTCCGGAAGGACGTCGACGCCGGCGAACTGGCCGACCTGCTCACCGAATCATGGGAAGGCGCGGTGATTCGCATGAAGATTGAGCGTTCTCTGGAGCCCCTGCGCCGGGTGGTCGACCGCCTGCTTGGCGACTACCTGAGACCCTGA
- a CDS encoding SDR family oxidoreductase — MSKTPTIIITGSSSGIGLDIARTFAKDGANIVLNGRDPDKLAAVAAELGAPDHVASVAGDIGDRATGEALVQTALDRFGRVDVLINNAGRFGVTPFVDVTEEELDGFLHGNLRGTYLTTQAVVRQLKKQGDGGNIVNIGTVLIDHPIGSVPASAPLVSKGGIHALTTSLAAELAPDNIRVNLVAPGMIRTPLHGDADVDSFGAVALLRRVGEVQEITEAVRYLIGAQFVTGHILPVDGGFISGRA, encoded by the coding sequence ATGTCCAAAACCCCAACCATCATCATCACCGGTTCCTCGAGCGGAATCGGTCTCGACATTGCCCGCACCTTCGCCAAAGACGGTGCCAACATTGTCCTCAACGGGCGCGACCCCGACAAACTGGCCGCTGTTGCCGCGGAACTCGGCGCGCCCGATCACGTGGCGTCGGTCGCCGGAGACATCGGGGACCGTGCGACCGGCGAGGCGCTCGTCCAGACCGCCCTGGATCGTTTCGGTCGCGTCGACGTCCTCATCAACAATGCCGGCCGCTTCGGCGTCACGCCGTTCGTGGATGTCACCGAAGAAGAACTCGACGGCTTTCTGCACGGAAACCTGCGCGGCACCTATCTGACGACCCAGGCGGTGGTGCGCCAGCTCAAGAAACAGGGAGATGGCGGCAACATCGTCAACATCGGCACCGTGCTGATCGATCATCCCATCGGCAGCGTGCCGGCTTCGGCCCCGCTGGTGAGCAAGGGCGGCATTCATGCGCTCACGACGAGCCTTGCGGCCGAACTCGCACCCGACAACATTCGCGTGAACCTCGTGGCACCGGGCATGATCCGCACGCCGCTGCATGGGGATGCCGACGTGGATTCCTTCGGTGCGGTTGCGTTGCTCAGGCGCGTGGGCGAAGTGCAGGAAATCACCGAGGCGGTGCGCTACCTCATCGGCGCGCAGTTTGTGACCGGGCACATCCTGCCTGTCGATGGCGGCTTCATTTCCGGGCGCGCCTGA
- a CDS encoding nuclear transport factor 2 family protein encodes MSEHTENIQPGAAAYAAVARVMARYYEGLYHGDVELLAEVFHPGATYATASGGELLQLNLEAYFPVVSGRASPATRGEAYSYELTSIAFAGSHTALVRMRSAMLGKHFDDFLSLIKVDGQWRIIAKVFHFELEPTAEGT; translated from the coding sequence ATGAGTGAACACACTGAGAATATCCAGCCGGGCGCGGCGGCGTATGCCGCTGTCGCCCGGGTCATGGCCCGCTACTACGAGGGGCTCTACCACGGCGATGTTGAGCTTCTCGCCGAGGTTTTTCATCCCGGAGCGACCTACGCAACGGCTTCCGGCGGGGAGCTGCTGCAACTGAATCTCGAAGCGTACTTTCCCGTCGTTTCCGGGCGCGCCTCACCCGCGACCCGCGGCGAGGCCTACAGCTACGAACTCACGTCAATCGCTTTTGCCGGATCTCACACCGCGTTGGTCCGGATGCGCTCAGCGATGCTGGGAAAACACTTCGATGACTTCCTCTCCCTGATCAAAGTCGATGGCCAGTGGCGGATCATCGCGAAGGTCTTCCACTTCGAGTTGGAGCCAACTGCCGAAGGAACCTGA
- a CDS encoding 4-oxalocrotonate tautomerase family protein, with the protein MPYVNIKITREGGTTAEQKAALIAGVTDVLVSVLNKSPATTFVVIDEVELEDWGIGGLPVEEFRRQR; encoded by the coding sequence ATGCCATATGTGAACATCAAAATTACCCGCGAGGGTGGAACAACAGCCGAGCAGAAGGCGGCGCTGATCGCAGGCGTAACCGATGTGCTGGTGAGTGTTTTGAACAAGTCGCCCGCGACAACTTTTGTGGTGATCGATGAAGTCGAACTCGAAGACTGGGGCATTGGCGGTCTGCCGGTCGAGGAATTTCGAAGGCAGCGTTGA
- a CDS encoding FAD-dependent oxidoreductase — MKCLVLGGGLAGLASAVWLSEKGHQVTLLERRASLGGRTIAIPQPEVDDVPDNGQHVFASGYENLFRYLESVGTRQYVEFPGQMSTRMPGGELHTAGTSGLDGLRTMIGDLPGVHGLDKLRTALAQARLIRQAIFQPSYLDDITADEWFRRIGMPASARKALWDGIVIGLTGDKTEISSAKVPADLLVTGMRKAIKTRTPVSIGYPTVDLDTLFISSAEKVFAERGVEVRTRTAVRCVNVENGALKGVTLGDGEELQADIVICAIPVWGIKGILDQVPGHEKIYRAVEHLTPVPIVSVNLYLDRSIGMEDWGEILYGGEGVLEQVWDRQKMHGRSSENNWFYSTTVSASYELIKRTNKEIVATQMKTLERYYPAARGAEVIHSHVVRMPRSTFAQRPGTAGVRPKQKTAVKGLAIAGDWTETDWTTTMEGACQSAARAVEAVLL, encoded by the coding sequence ATGAAATGTCTGGTTCTCGGTGGAGGGCTCGCGGGCCTGGCCTCAGCCGTCTGGTTGTCGGAAAAAGGCCATCAGGTGACCCTGCTTGAGCGCAGGGCCTCTCTGGGCGGCCGGACCATCGCAATCCCGCAGCCGGAAGTGGATGATGTGCCAGACAACGGCCAGCACGTATTCGCCAGCGGCTACGAGAATCTGTTCCGCTACCTTGAGAGTGTCGGGACGCGCCAATACGTGGAGTTCCCCGGGCAAATGTCGACCAGAATGCCAGGCGGCGAACTGCATACTGCCGGAACCTCGGGTCTCGATGGGCTTCGCACGATGATCGGCGACCTGCCGGGGGTCCACGGGCTCGACAAGCTTAGAACAGCGCTCGCGCAAGCGCGGCTGATCCGGCAGGCAATTTTTCAACCATCGTATCTCGATGACATTACTGCCGATGAATGGTTCAGGCGCATTGGCATGCCGGCTTCTGCCCGCAAGGCGCTCTGGGACGGAATCGTGATCGGCCTGACGGGTGACAAGACGGAAATCTCTTCGGCGAAAGTTCCCGCGGATCTGCTCGTCACGGGAATGCGCAAGGCCATCAAGACGCGCACGCCGGTTTCGATCGGCTACCCGACCGTGGATCTGGATACGCTGTTCATTTCAAGCGCGGAGAAAGTGTTCGCTGAAAGGGGCGTGGAGGTTCGCACCCGGACAGCCGTCCGCTGCGTCAATGTTGAGAACGGAGCCCTCAAGGGCGTGACCCTTGGCGATGGTGAAGAACTGCAAGCGGACATCGTGATCTGCGCGATCCCGGTATGGGGCATCAAGGGCATTCTCGACCAGGTGCCCGGGCACGAGAAGATCTATCGCGCCGTTGAGCACCTGACTCCCGTCCCCATTGTCAGCGTCAATCTCTATCTGGATCGGTCGATCGGCATGGAGGACTGGGGAGAAATCCTCTATGGCGGAGAGGGAGTGCTCGAGCAGGTCTGGGACCGACAGAAAATGCATGGCCGCTCTTCTGAGAACAACTGGTTCTACTCGACAACGGTCTCTGCCTCCTATGAACTGATCAAACGCACGAACAAGGAAATCGTCGCAACGCAGATGAAAACGCTGGAGCGTTACTACCCGGCGGCCAGGGGCGCCGAAGTGATTCACAGCCACGTCGTGCGAATGCCCAGGTCGACGTTCGCGCAGCGCCCGGGTACGGCAGGGGTGCGCCCGAAACAGAAAACAGCAGTGAAGGGCCTGGCAATCGCCGGCGACTGGACCGAAACGGACTGGACCACAACCATGGAAGGGGCCTGCCAGAGCGCAGCCCGTGCGGTCGAAGCCGTACTCCTATAA
- a CDS encoding pentapeptide repeat-containing protein: protein MRRTQRTGKWTLAAIIVASILSACSSAPQQARRFGADLSERQLAGADYQNRLLTAASFEGASLPEAKFMNASLKSANFSGATLASANFERSDMRAATLQNADLRFANLSRSNLHLADFENADLERATLKGANLRYAVLSGANLRGADLRGADLTGAVLSGADLRGARLEKARLAGAIVVGVILDERTAGLETSPLGPVSSAASIGAGSAIGLGALAAR, encoded by the coding sequence ATGCGAAGGACTCAGCGAACCGGCAAGTGGACCCTGGCAGCCATCATCGTGGCAAGCATCCTCAGTGCGTGTTCGAGTGCGCCGCAGCAGGCGCGTCGTTTCGGCGCCGACCTCTCCGAGCGGCAGCTCGCCGGCGCGGACTATCAGAACCGCCTGCTCACTGCCGCGTCCTTCGAAGGCGCGAGCCTTCCCGAAGCAAAGTTCATGAACGCGTCGCTCAAGAGCGCGAATTTCTCCGGTGCCACACTCGCCTCGGCCAACTTCGAGCGCAGCGACATGCGGGCGGCCACTCTTCAGAACGCCGACCTGCGATTCGCCAATCTCTCTCGCTCGAACCTTCATCTGGCCGATTTCGAGAACGCAGATCTCGAACGGGCGACTCTCAAGGGCGCGAACCTCCGGTATGCGGTACTCAGCGGGGCGAACCTCCGCGGTGCCGACCTGCGCGGGGCGGACCTGACCGGTGCCGTCCTGAGCGGGGCTGATTTGCGGGGGGCGCGTCTGGAGAAGGCACGTCTGGCCGGTGCCATCGTCGTGGGGGTGATCCTCGACGAGCGCACGGCCGGTCTGGAAACTTCGCCGCTTGGGCCGGTGAGCAGCGCCGCTTCCATTGGAGCCGGCAGCGCCATCGGATTGGGAGCACTCGCGGCGCGTTGA
- a CDS encoding peptidylprolyl isomerase has product MSEENEETPETPEPQAQQAAPEAPAPESSEEPHPFDMSERRDFGVILGLIAIVAIIAAAAVVFLRQGGPTGARSSETAFADDIIARVGDRDVPMQDFKIWLASLPQSVHMQLGSPEGRRGILQQYLNRVAMDEYSRQQGVYETEAFKEEYERARDMFAVRELVDETFKAQASEDDLRDFHKKHKEQFPKPFNDPSQRYQLIEEYRRNIVSQFADTFLKSVTVQKAENFTEPVIAKIIYTEDESDTITLEDWETELSALSSEDQRWSRTPQGREELLQRLLRRKALARIAQARDFGKRPSVEASLQEIRPHIAAKVLAMDELKDVDPIVDEEIKNNREAYEESRMEIAHIMIRVGADASGSQVATAEAKIKDLYDQILKGADFAKLAKENSEDPNTAPEGGKVGEVGKGELVRPMAEAAFALKEGEVSQPVRTMFGFHLIKALSNPHTEYDEGVARAMARRRIMEGAIDTKVGDIVTKMNVAINDPLIDGWDPVSQFLEQQAQAAQAGPMQGGDQPAAPPAPQ; this is encoded by the coding sequence ATGAGCGAAGAAAACGAAGAAACCCCAGAGACACCCGAGCCCCAGGCCCAACAGGCAGCACCCGAGGCCCCCGCGCCGGAGTCTTCCGAAGAACCCCATCCCTTTGACATGAGCGAGCGCCGCGACTTCGGCGTCATCCTCGGCCTCATTGCCATTGTGGCCATCATCGCCGCTGCGGCCGTGGTGTTCCTGCGCCAGGGCGGCCCCACCGGGGCGCGCTCCTCGGAGACCGCCTTTGCCGATGACATCATCGCACGGGTGGGCGATCGCGACGTTCCCATGCAGGACTTCAAGATCTGGCTGGCCTCGCTGCCGCAGAGTGTGCACATGCAGCTTGGCTCACCCGAGGGCCGGCGCGGCATCCTGCAGCAGTATCTCAACCGGGTGGCCATGGACGAATACTCGCGCCAGCAGGGTGTTTACGAAACCGAGGCATTCAAGGAAGAATACGAGCGCGCGCGCGACATGTTCGCCGTGCGCGAGCTGGTCGACGAGACGTTCAAGGCCCAGGCCTCCGAGGATGACCTGCGTGACTTCCACAAGAAGCACAAGGAACAGTTCCCCAAACCGTTCAACGATCCCAGCCAGCGTTACCAGCTCATTGAAGAATATCGTCGGAACATTGTTTCGCAGTTTGCCGACACCTTTCTCAAGAGCGTGACCGTGCAGAAGGCCGAGAATTTCACCGAGCCGGTGATCGCAAAGATCATCTACACCGAGGATGAGAGCGACACCATCACGCTCGAAGACTGGGAAACCGAACTCTCGGCGCTGAGCAGCGAGGACCAGCGCTGGTCGCGCACCCCGCAGGGGCGTGAAGAACTGCTCCAGCGACTGCTGCGTCGCAAAGCCCTGGCCCGCATTGCCCAGGCCCGCGATTTCGGCAAGCGCCCGAGCGTCGAAGCCTCGCTCCAGGAAATCCGGCCTCACATTGCGGCCAAGGTCCTGGCGATGGACGAACTCAAGGACGTTGACCCCATCGTGGACGAAGAGATCAAGAACAATCGCGAGGCCTACGAAGAGTCGCGCATGGAGATCGCGCACATCATGATCCGCGTTGGCGCCGACGCATCGGGCTCGCAGGTCGCGACGGCAGAGGCAAAGATCAAGGATCTCTATGACCAGATTCTCAAGGGCGCGGACTTTGCCAAGCTGGCAAAGGAGAATTCCGAGGATCCCAACACGGCGCCCGAGGGCGGCAAGGTCGGTGAAGTGGGCAAGGGCGAGCTCGTTCGCCCGATGGCGGAGGCGGCCTTCGCGCTCAAGGAGGGCGAAGTCAGCCAGCCGGTGCGCACGATGTTCGGTTTCCATCTGATCAAGGCGCTCAGCAACCCGCACACGGAATACGACGAGGGCGTGGCGCGCGCCATGGCGCGTCGCCGCATCATGGAAGGTGCGATCGATACGAAGGTCGGCGACATCGTCACGAAGATGAACGTGGCCATCAACGACCCGCTCATTGATGGTTGGGACCCGGTCAGCCAGTTCCTGGAACAGCAGGCCCAGGCCGCGCAGGCAGGCCCGATGCAGGGCGGCGATCAGCCCGCCGCGCCGCCGGCGCCGCAATGA